GTCTTCCGGCCTACCGAAAAATGAAAGAGCAGTTTCCCGATAAAACCACTATCGATTTCAGAATAGCCCAGTATGCACCGTATTTTTAAATATATTAAGGTGAAAAGGTAAAAATCTCCAACGGAGCGTTATTACTCACTACGAAATAATGTGGCTTCCCTTTAATGTTAATTTGTGTAATATCCTTGGCATCACTGTTTATAAAAGGATCATGTGATTTAGAATAGGTAAACCCGTTTTTTCCATCTCCCAGTAATACATAACCAAAATTAGCATCGTAGCGTATGGTTTCCACCTCGGCATCGTAAATTGCGCCAATTCCCATGATATCTAAATTTCCGTCCCGGTTAAAATCTCCGGTCACAAAAGAAAGGGTAGGACCCGTTTGTGCATCATTGGGTAGTTTGGTAAGTTTAAATTTTCCGTTCCCCAAATTTTCGGCATACATACTTTCGAAGGCATAAGCAGTGCATTGATAGGCATTTTGAAGCTGATCTTCCCCATAAATATCCTTCATTTCTAAACTTGCAAACTCTTTGTATGTTTGAATTTTATCCAGTAAAAACGGATTTTGTTCGCTGCTGCATTCTTTGCCTCGCACCGGAACCAGTTTTCCGTTATTAATCTTACTAAGTGCGACGTCGAAAGTTCCGTTATTATCGAAATCCTTTCCGTAGATATAAATAGGTTTGTCTTCTTTGGGTTGAAATTTATTGTTTTTTCCAATGTTGCCCAATACATAATCCTGATCGCCATCACCGTCAAAATCTCCTGCGATACCACTAAACCACCAACCTTCTTTTTGTTCAAACCCCGAAATGGCTTCCAATTTTTGAAAACTTCCGTTCGTATTAGTAAAAATCACAGGTGCCATCCACTCCCCAACTACCAACAGATCCAAATCCTTGTCGTTGTCGTAGTCTGTAAATAGTGCATCAGAAACCATTCCTATTTCCGCCAAAACTCCATTCGCAGTCGTTACATCTATAAAACTTCCATTCTCGTTTTTCAGCAAATAGGAGCGGGGTGAAACCGGATATTTCCCGGGAATTACATTCCCGCCCACAAATAGATCCAAATCGCCGTCTCCGTCAAAATCTCCTGCTGCGACGCTTTTTCCTGAAGTAAGCATTTTTGGCAAGGCATTGGATTTACTGAAAGTTCCTGCGCCATCATTTACATACAATCTATCTTGCAACAAGGGACTGGTGGCAGAAAGTTCATATCCTGCACTAACTACGTACAAATCCTGATCGCCATCGCCATCGGCATCGAAAAATAAGGCATTGGCATCTTCGTATTTTGCTTCAGCCTGCCATAGCGCTTCATTGGTCTTGGTAAAAGCACCGTTCGAATTTTGCACATACAAGGCAGCCGGAGCTCCTGCGGCATTACCCACAAAAAAGTCGTCCAGACCGTCTTTATTTACATCGGCTTTTACAATTCCGGTGCCCTTTGTAGATTGCTTTTGCGGAATTAATAACTGAAGCGAATAATCGTTAAAATCGTTTTCTTTGTGAACATAATCAATCCCTAATTGACTAGGGTTTATGGTTTGTTTCATGGAAGTGATGCTGCCGAGTGCAATGTTGTCATTCTTGGCCGAAGCGTACTCGATGGCAATAAGCTTATTGGCCTTCGGATTGCTGATTTTTGAAACTTTGCCGTCCGGCCATAGCACCATAATTTCGTCTATCTCATCATAAGCTCCAAGACCAAAAGTAAGCTTCGGACTCACGGAAGATTCGTAACCCCGGGTGAGTTGCTGTTCCTGTAATTGCGTTGTTGAACCGGTCTTTATATATACTTTTGCGCCTATTCCAAGGATATTTTTTTCGGAACCCTTCAAACTTATTTGTGCAAAATTCGCGTTGGCATTGTTGCGGTACAAACCAATCTCATCATTAATATTATTCACTATAAGGTCTAAATCACCGTCATTGTCTAAATCGGCGTAAGCAGCACCGTTAGAGAAATTCGGGTCCTTTAACCCCCAGTCTTCAGTAGCCTTTGTAAAGGTGAGATCTCCGTTATTTTGGTACATATAATTATCCAGTTTTTCGGAGGGGAGCATGGCTAACACTTCTTCCAGCGTAAACGTTTTCCCTTGGGCGTTAAACTCCCGGATTGAGTTAATAAAGTCTCTGTTGGTGTAATCTTTGGCGATTCCGTTCGAAATAAACACGTCTTTGAGCCCGTCGTTGTTGTAGTCGGCAATAAGGGGTGCCCAACTCCAGTCGGTTTTTACAATCCCGCTAAATTGGGCAGTTTCTTTGAAATACCCGTTCCCCATATTGTAATGCAGCATATTGGCCATATAGGCGTGGTGGTACCCAATAGACACTAGTGTCATAAAGTTTGAAGTGCTCATCGAGGCCATATTTTCCTTACCACGAGCGTAATTTTCGGCAAGCATATCTAAGGTGATGAGATCGGGAAAAAGATCATTATTCAAATCGGCATAATCACTTCCCATACTGTTAAATGAGATGTGCTTTATACGGGAGTTAATTTGGTTTTGGAAGGTGCCATCTTTCTGATTGATATACATGGTATCGGGTTCCAAATAGTCGTTGGAAACATAGATGTCGTCCCAGCCGTCGTTGTTAAAATCACCTACCGCTGCTGCAAGTCCCCAGGCTTTATTATTCAACCCCGCCTGTCCGGTTACCTTTGTAAAAGTAGTGCCGTCGTTTCTATAGAGTTGATCACTGGTAACCTCTTCTATGTTTCGCTGAATTTCGCCACTTATTCTTGTATTATTTTTAAAATCGTATCTATAGTTTACAACATATAAATCCAGATCTCCATCCTTGTCATAATCGATAGGATATACCTGGGTAGTAAATCCCGAATCGTCCAATCCCCATTTGGCAGCTTCTTCTACAAAAGTGCCATTCTGTTTATTAATAAAAAGTTTATTTCGTCTTGCATTGTCATCACTCACAGATCCTGCTTTCGAAATATAAATGTCCAGCCAGCCATCGTTGTTAATGTCGAGCATGGTTACTCCGGTTGAGAACCCTTGACTATCTTCTGTATTGGACAAATGAGAAATGTCTTGAAACGTAAAATCTCCATTGTTTTTGTACAATTTATTTGCACCGAAATTGGAAACAAGGAAAATATCATCGAAGCCATCGTTGTCGATATCTCCAACTGCCACACCGGCTCCCGAATACATATAGGGGTAGTTCAGAAAATTGTATTCGGTATTATCCTGTACGGTATTTTGAAATGTAATATGTGAAATTTCGGAGGATATTTTTGTAAACTGAGTTGTCTCACCATTGGTGAATCCTGTTTTTTGTTTTCTTTCTGAAGGATTCTCTGAACATGAAAACAAGCTTATGAGAATAACAAAAGGAAGGAATTTTAGTTGCATGCTATTCATTTTAATGTGTTGAACAAATATATAAAATCAATTCATTGAATATTATCGAAACTTTATTAAAATACGGTCTCTCAAGGATTAAATAGTTTCTGCCTTTTTTTAAAAAAAATTTATTGGTATATTGAAGAACTATTCACTTTATAACCACATTTAAATTTTTAATTTATGAAAAAATTTACTCTTTTAACCTTTTTAAGTCTCTTGTTGCTGTTGGGTTTTACAACAGTACAGGCACAGAAGACTAATTCAAATGGTTCCCTTTCGGTTGATGAAATCGAAACACTTGAAGTAAAACAAACTGCTAGAAATGCAGCGATGTTTGTTTCAAGAACACCGGCTACAACTCCGGCTATTCAGGCCCCTGCCGCGATACCGGAATTGCTGTATTACAAATTTGACGAAGCAGGTGCTTCGGTAACGAATATGGCTACAGCCCCTCCGGCAGGAACGGCTACAGCTACTATTAATGGTTCCCTCTCTCAAGGAGTTCCCGCCATTTGTGATGTTGGTTCATTGCAAGGAACGGGTAGCTCATCAACAACAAATTTTGTTGCTACCGGATGGAATTCCAATTTAGGTGCGGGTTCTTGGACAATAGCGTTCAAGACAAAGGATATTGCGCCTTCAAGTACACTGTATTATATTTTTGGTGACCCTGCGGCATCTAGTTTTAGATGTTTTACAAATGGAGTTGCCGGTGCAGGCAACTGGTGGTTAAGAGGCCCGGTAACCGACGTGCCCTTGAATGGTGGTGCTGCGGTAGCAGGGACTACTAGCGTTTTTGTGTACGATAGTGCTGCTTCCGAAATAAGAGCCTATCTGGATGGAGTATTGGTCAATACTGTAGCACAAGGCGCTGTAAACATTTCGGGATCGGCCTTTAAGGTTGGTGGGTATAGTGGAAGCACCGGTTTAGCACCGGGAGCTGCTATGGACGAGTTTAGGGTCTATAACAGAGCGCTTAGCCCTGCTGAGGTAGCAGATTTGACGCCATGTCCTACTTCCGCTCCTGGGCCCATTGCCGAATGTGGTAATGCACCCGAGCCAATTCCTGCTGGTGCACCGGGTAGTTCTTCCGGACTTATGACTCCATCTGTTGCTGTTGTGGCAGACGCTGGTGTTATTGGATCCAACCCTGGAGAATATACATTAGACAATGTTACCCTTAATATAAATCATACATGGGCAGATGATCTTGAGATCGTTCTTGTTTCTCCTGCCGGAACTCGAGTAGCTTTAACTACCGATAATGGAAGTCTTTCGGGACTCGATACAGCTGCAGATCTTGTCTTTAGAGATAACTCTGCAAACAATGTGACTGGCTGGGATGGTGGCGCTCCTTTGGCAAATTACCGTGCTGAGGGTGGTGGAAATACCTTCCCTGTTGCTGCCGGAGACGGCCCCGGTGTCAATCTAAATACTGTATTTGCAGGTCAATCTATTACCGGAAATTGGACAATAGAAATTAATGATGATGCAGGAGGTGATTTTGGACAATTAAACAGTTACTGTATCACTTTTAATCCAAACTTAGGCGATCCACCGTTGATTGTGTGTCCTGCTGATATTTCAACTGATACCGATCCGGGTCAGTGTAATGCAGTAGTTAACTTCTCTGATGCTATTGCTTTGGATCCGGAAGACGGACCTATTCCAACAACACAAACATCGGGCTTACCTAGTGGAAGTATGTTCCCGGTAGGAGTTTCTACTGTTGAGTTCTCTGCCACCGATAGCGATGGTAATACCTCTACCTGTTCGTTTACCATTACGGTAATAGACATGGAGGCTCCCGTAGCTGTTTGTCAGGACATAACAGTTGAGCTCGATCCGGTTACAGGTTCTGTAACGATTGTTCCAGCCGATGTTGATGGTGGTTCTACAGACAACTGTGGAATTGTTACCTATAGTCTGGATGTAGATACGTTTACTTGTGCCGATACAGGTGCAAATACTGTAAACCTTACCGTTACCGATGCTGAAGGAAATTCTTCTTCTTGCGCCGCTACTGTAACAGTTGAAGATAATACAGCTCCGGTAATCCTCTGTGTAGGAGAGCCTGGTGATTTAGTGGTTTCGGAAGATTTCGAAGGTGCAGGTTTACCCCCTGGATGGTCCACCGTGATTGTTAGTGGTGGATTTGATTGGACCTTTGGTTCTCCGTTGATGCCTGGTGGAGCCGATTTCACGAGCAATGCTGCTATTTTTGATGATGACGCGGCAGGTAGTGGTGAAACAAATAATACTGTTGAATTGTATTCACCTGTAACTGATTTAACGGGTGCTGTTTCAGCTAATTTATCGTTCGATTATTCGATGCAGGTCTTTGTAACATCAGGCGAATTATACGTCGAAGTGTGGGATGGTGCTGCTTGGCAACAAATATTATTTGTTGATGTAGATACCCCTCCTACCTCTTCAGGAGTTATAGATGCGATGCCATATGCTAATTCGGCTTTCCAAGTACGATTTAGATATGATGATGAAGATGACTGGGCATGGGGTGCAGGAGTTGATAATTATTTATTAGAATACTCTCTTCCGGTTTCAGCATATGATGTAATCTTGGATGCCAATGGAATGGCGACCATTCAAGCTAGTGATCTTTTAGCGAGCGTTAATGAGGCTTGTGGATGGACAGCTACTGTAGGTGGTCCTGCTACTTCAATGGATGTGACCGAATGCGGTAACGCACCGGAAGCAATTCCAGCAGGTGCTCCTGGCACAACGTCTGGTCCTATGAACCCATCGATTGCCACTGTGGCCGATGCCGGTGTTATTGGAACCGATTATACCCTTGATAGAATTGAGGTGAACTTAATTCATACCTGGGCTTCCGATATCGAAATGACCCTGCAATCACCCGCGGGAACTACACTCGATGTGATGTTCGACCGAGGTGGAAGTAGCGGCTTGGATGTTGCTGCGACGCTAGTCTTTACAGATGCGTCTTCAAACGATGTAACCCTTTGGACTAGTAATGCCAACGGACCTTTGGCCGATTATCAAGCGGAAGGTGGATTGTTTAATACTGTCTTTGCCGGAGAATCTATCACCGGTGATTGGACACTCCTTATCAATGATGATGCAGGTGGTGACACAGGGATGATGAATAGCTACTGCATCACCTTTAGCGCAATTATAGATACTACCGTATCTTTTGATTGCTCACAATTAGGGGAAAATCAAGTAGAAGTATTTGTAACCGATGACGGTGGTAACTTTACAAGTTGTATTGCAACCGTTAACGTAATCGATGAAACTTCACCAATTTTAGTATGTTGGGATGTCACTATCGAATTAGGTCCTGATGGAACTGCAGAGGTAGATCCTGCCGACCTGTTGGCTGTTACCGAAGGCGTATATGACATCATGGTAATAGGAAGTGATAACTCTTCGGGTACCGAAGGCTTTACCGACTTTACCGTTCCTGTTACAGAGGCAGCAAATATTACCTTTGATTGGGATTACACCTTGAACGATGCTCCCGGCTTTGATAGCTTCGGATACTTGTTAAATGGTGTGTATACCATGCTTACCGATCCGGGATTAGGTAACCAGAGTGGTTCTGCTGCAGTAGCAGTGGCTCCTGGAGATGTATTTGGATTCCGTTCACAGACCGATGATAATATCTTCGGAAACAATGAAACGGTAATTTCTAACTTCGTTCCAGGATTTACAGGACAGTTTGATCCTGCTAACTGGACACTTACCCTTACCAATTCAGACGGAGATGCCTTCTTTGTGGAAGTAATTCCACCGGGACCACTCTCTTATGATGCTTGTGGTATTACGGTATTGGCCGTAGATGTAACCGAGGTTACTTGTGCCGATATAGGAACACCGGTTACAGCGACTGTATTTGCAAGTGATGCCAGTGGTAACATTGCTTCTTGTCAATCTATCATTACAGTAGTAGATCTGTTAGCACCGGAATTAGTATGTCCTGCAGACCAAACGGTAGATCCGGGAGCAGGTAACTTGTTCTATGAAGTACCGGATTACTTTGGAACGGGAGAAGCTTCGGCTACCGACAACTGTACCGATCCTGTGGTGATTTTATCACAAAGTCCTCCGGCAGGTACCTTGTTACCCGACGGAGTATATCCTGTGACTATCACGGCAGAGGATGAGTATGGAAATGAATCTACTTGTGTCTTTACCTTGACTGTAGAAACCATACTTGGAGTTGACGATAACAACTTAGATGTTGCTATTGTTATGTATCCTAACCCTGCACAGAGTCAGGTAACTATTGCAAATAACTCTACGATCGCTCTTGACAAAGCTGCGATTTACGATATCAATGGAAAATTAGTAATGACTATCGACTTGCAAACCATGCAGGGAGAGAAGGTTATTGATATTTCAAGATTGGCATCGGGAGTATATATGGTTCAAATATCAAGTGATCAGGCTAGTGTTGTAAAACGACTCATAAAAGAGTAAGCCTTTACAGATAGTTAACCAACCAAATTTAAAACCCCTTCACGACGTGAAGGGGTTTTTGTTTTAGTTAATTTTTCACTCATTGTTGAGAAGGTCCAATTAATTTCAGGCATTCAAAAGTTGTGAACCGGGCCGATAATTT
This genomic stretch from Ulvibacter sp. MAR_2010_11 harbors:
- a CDS encoding proprotein convertase P-domain-containing protein, yielding MKKFTLLTFLSLLLLLGFTTVQAQKTNSNGSLSVDEIETLEVKQTARNAAMFVSRTPATTPAIQAPAAIPELLYYKFDEAGASVTNMATAPPAGTATATINGSLSQGVPAICDVGSLQGTGSSSTTNFVATGWNSNLGAGSWTIAFKTKDIAPSSTLYYIFGDPAASSFRCFTNGVAGAGNWWLRGPVTDVPLNGGAAVAGTTSVFVYDSAASEIRAYLDGVLVNTVAQGAVNISGSAFKVGGYSGSTGLAPGAAMDEFRVYNRALSPAEVADLTPCPTSAPGPIAECGNAPEPIPAGAPGSSSGLMTPSVAVVADAGVIGSNPGEYTLDNVTLNINHTWADDLEIVLVSPAGTRVALTTDNGSLSGLDTAADLVFRDNSANNVTGWDGGAPLANYRAEGGGNTFPVAAGDGPGVNLNTVFAGQSITGNWTIEINDDAGGDFGQLNSYCITFNPNLGDPPLIVCPADISTDTDPGQCNAVVNFSDAIALDPEDGPIPTTQTSGLPSGSMFPVGVSTVEFSATDSDGNTSTCSFTITVIDMEAPVAVCQDITVELDPVTGSVTIVPADVDGGSTDNCGIVTYSLDVDTFTCADTGANTVNLTVTDAEGNSSSCAATVTVEDNTAPVILCVGEPGDLVVSEDFEGAGLPPGWSTVIVSGGFDWTFGSPLMPGGADFTSNAAIFDDDAAGSGETNNTVELYSPVTDLTGAVSANLSFDYSMQVFVTSGELYVEVWDGAAWQQILFVDVDTPPTSSGVIDAMPYANSAFQVRFRYDDEDDWAWGAGVDNYLLEYSLPVSAYDVILDANGMATIQASDLLASVNEACGWTATVGGPATSMDVTECGNAPEAIPAGAPGTTSGPMNPSIATVADAGVIGTDYTLDRIEVNLIHTWASDIEMTLQSPAGTTLDVMFDRGGSSGLDVAATLVFTDASSNDVTLWTSNANGPLADYQAEGGLFNTVFAGESITGDWTLLINDDAGGDTGMMNSYCITFSAIIDTTVSFDCSQLGENQVEVFVTDDGGNFTSCIATVNVIDETSPILVCWDVTIELGPDGTAEVDPADLLAVTEGVYDIMVIGSDNSSGTEGFTDFTVPVTEAANITFDWDYTLNDAPGFDSFGYLLNGVYTMLTDPGLGNQSGSAAVAVAPGDVFGFRSQTDDNIFGNNETVISNFVPGFTGQFDPANWTLTLTNSDGDAFFVEVIPPGPLSYDACGITVLAVDVTEVTCADIGTPVTATVFASDASGNIASCQSIITVVDLLAPELVCPADQTVDPGAGNLFYEVPDYFGTGEASATDNCTDPVVILSQSPPAGTLLPDGVYPVTITAEDEYGNESTCVFTLTVETILGVDDNNLDVAIVMYPNPAQSQVTIANNSTIALDKAAIYDINGKLVMTIDLQTMQGEKVIDISRLASGVYMVQISSDQASVVKRLIKE
- a CDS encoding VCBS repeat-containing protein, translating into MQLKFLPFVILISLFSCSENPSERKQKTGFTNGETTQFTKISSEISHITFQNTVQDNTEYNFLNYPYMYSGAGVAVGDIDNDGFDDIFLVSNFGANKLYKNNGDFTFQDISHLSNTEDSQGFSTGVTMLDINNDGWLDIYISKAGSVSDDNARRNKLFINKQNGTFVEEAAKWGLDDSGFTTQVYPIDYDKDGDLDLYVVNYRYDFKNNTRISGEIQRNIEEVTSDQLYRNDGTTFTKVTGQAGLNNKAWGLAAAVGDFNNDGWDDIYVSNDYLEPDTMYINQKDGTFQNQINSRIKHISFNSMGSDYADLNNDLFPDLITLDMLAENYARGKENMASMSTSNFMTLVSIGYHHAYMANMLHYNMGNGYFKETAQFSGIVKTDWSWAPLIADYNNDGLKDVFISNGIAKDYTNRDFINSIREFNAQGKTFTLEEVLAMLPSEKLDNYMYQNNGDLTFTKATEDWGLKDPNFSNGAAYADLDNDGDLDLIVNNINDEIGLYRNNANANFAQISLKGSEKNILGIGAKVYIKTGSTTQLQEQQLTRGYESSVSPKLTFGLGAYDEIDEIMVLWPDGKVSKISNPKANKLIAIEYASAKNDNIALGSITSMKQTINPSQLGIDYVHKENDFNDYSLQLLIPQKQSTKGTGIVKADVNKDGLDDFFVGNAAGAPAALYVQNSNGAFTKTNEALWQAEAKYEDANALFFDADGDGDQDLYVVSAGYELSATSPLLQDRLYVNDGAGTFSKSNALPKMLTSGKSVAAGDFDGDGDLDLFVGGNVIPGKYPVSPRSYLLKNENGSFIDVTTANGVLAEIGMVSDALFTDYDNDKDLDLLVVGEWMAPVIFTNTNGSFQKLEAISGFEQKEGWWFSGIAGDFDGDGDQDYVLGNIGKNNKFQPKEDKPIYIYGKDFDNNGTFDVALSKINNGKLVPVRGKECSSEQNPFLLDKIQTYKEFASLEMKDIYGEDQLQNAYQCTAYAFESMYAENLGNGKFKLTKLPNDAQTGPTLSFVTGDFNRDGNLDIMGIGAIYDAEVETIRYDANFGYVLLGDGKNGFTYSKSHDPFINSDAKDITQINIKGKPHYFVVSNNAPLEIFTFSP